AGCATCTGTATCAAAATTCAGTGCTCCCCTTACCTTGCGAGTACTGTGAAAGACAGAGATGCACAATTAACATCATTAACCAGAGCATAGGAGTCTTATGAAGTTAGCAAGTTAAACCTATACCTATTCAAACGGTCATTAATTGCAGTCAGATCTTTTGATGGGCTTTGAAATTCATGAGTGCTTTCCCCCACACAAGCATAGTAACTCTTTGAGCTGTTTGAAATTAGAGCATCCATCTACAGCGGAAATTGGGAAATAATGTTAGATATTAGTATAACTCAAACTATTAGGTTGTTGACGTTTGACTGCTTAGGGATGCATGTTTCAGCAAGAAGCGGCTGTATGAACCTCGCAATACAATACAGCTAAAACTGCACTAGTTTCAAATTCTAGGGTTAAAGCCCTCTCTCTGGAGGATTCTAACTATTCTATCCATGGAAAACACCTAGGGTTAAATTTCTTTTTTCGTTGTCACAGTCCTACACCTCAAAAGTACATCCAATTCAAAAGTGAAGAAAGTGTAACAGCCTTAAATGTGGGAAATTAAGAGTACCTTTGATGACCGCAATGGAGATACATACACATTCTTTGCAACTTTCTTCGGAGACATGTCAGGAAGACTTGGAAATGTAGATAGTTTTGGTGATCCAGGGCATTGACCTAATTGATCAGTTAAGTACAATGTCAAAAACTTGCTGAACTGCCAGTTTTTTTTATtccttctttttattttatgcatAACCAAAAACAAAATAGTCATCAACAAGCATACCATCTTTATCATTATTACTTTCCGGAACCGAGTCTGTTTTTGCGCATGCTCCTTGAGGGTCAAGCTCCACGAGAAGAGGCTTTACTGAAGGAATAAATACCTCGTTGTAAAAAGTAATGATGTCAACATGATCCTGCCCTTGTCTCTGTTataaaataaggtaaaaagctcAGCCCTTACCAGTGACTTCAAAATGAATTATGGCCTAACACTACTTAAAACAGATTTAGTAGATAACTTACGTTTCTCAGTGAAGATGACCAGTCAACAAATACACTGCGAAAAACTTGTGTTTTACATTGAGGTTGCTTGCGGTAGTTTAAAATTATCTCCTTGAACGTAAGTTGGTATTGAGAAATCTGAAAAGGGGCAGAGTGCATCAGCAAATTCATAAAGCATGGTGTGAAAGCCATATTTTTAcggttctttttttcttttataagtttttacAAACCTTTGCAACTCCATAGAAAGCACAGAGAATTATTTGGTCGATGTGACGATTAAAAAAAAGTGATGTCCGTTGACTGAGAATTTTCTGGAAAAGGCAATACACACTCTCCCTAAACTGCTGAGTCTGTGTGGTAGATTGCTTTTCAAGCCTTTCGATCATGCCATTGATTCTGACAGCAGCCAACTTCACAATCTGACACAAGAATGCAAAAAATAAGAATGACAATTCCAACAGAGGTCCAGCTAACTAAATCAAGCAAACTATGTGGCATTCAGAGAAAGGTTAAACCAGCAAAGTAGATAAATAAGGTGGATGAGGGAGGGGTAAGTCAGGCAACAACGAGAGCAATGAGAAAGTAACTCCTTAGAGAAATTATAACAATGCATGCCTGTACCTACAAGCTCTTTATAGAGAACACCAATAACTTGTCGTGGAAAAGAACTGGTTTCCCACAGGCCACAGGACGATGTTTTTGTAGCCCCGTCCCCCAACTTTTTGGTATAAGCCCTCAAATCAGAGTTGATCAACCAAATAATAACAAACAAGAACATTTACTTTGCTGCTAAGATAACTAGATTCTCATACCTTACTGAAGAATATATTGATCCCAGTCTCTGCGCATGTTTCTCCTCCACCTCCTGGACTCAGCCTTGTTGGACTGTGATAGAACACCAGAACCCAAAGTTCAAATAAAACTTCCAACGTAGCAGAAGAAACTTTtctcataataataaataaaataaaaataaatattgagTATGAATTTAAAGTCCTTCCAACAATTAATTAGCATATATTACCTTGCAAATGCAGACTGCAAAGCTGGAGGAGTTAACTTCTGCTTGAGGTTATTTATCAATCGATCTTTCACAGGTGATGTAAAAGAGCTGCGCTCTACGAGCACACTGCGATACTCAGTGCAAACTCTTTTCGGGGACCTGATATCTCCATTTTGCCCTACAAATGACAATATAGATGTAATGAATCGTCATGTATTTCGCTAACTACACCGTGCAATACTGCAATTACACCTGTCACAGATCTAACATGaagaaaaattgaacattcagAATTCATCTTCACCGCCAGGTGAGAGTTTGACTACCCACAGATCCCTACTGATAAAAATTCGCTCTTCCCCTTGTATACGCAGTGCAATCTGGATGGTAAAAGAGGAGACGGTCGTCGGCATTTTCTTATTTTGACACTAAAAATATTGCGGGAAGAGGATAGATTAGAATGCATAAACGTGCAAAATCCTAATGTCAAATTCCACTTGGAGGGAACCACAGTTATCTCTTTCCCTTGAACCTTCTTCTCCACATCTTTACATAGCATACCACAAACAGTGACAATCTTGCACCAAACTTATTCAGTCATGAAAATTACATTAATAACTTAGGGACAGACCCCattgcaccgattgagtttaaaatGATGggaaatcgtttaagatggtttgggcatgtaagcagaagatcaagtgatgccccggttaggagactagaagggtggcaaagtgatagaattgcaaggggtatgggaagacctaagaaaacttgaaAGAAGGTGATTAAGCACGTTATGacctttcttgggattgaggaaaatatggcggtggataggacagagtggagggagagaatatacattgatgacttcatttgacttacaCCTACAACGATTcctgttagccgaccccaaaacattttgggactaaggctttgttgttgttgttgttgttgttgttgttgttgtactaTGTGTTTATTCAATCACTGGCAAGTGTGAAGATCCTAGTAGAcccctttattttttttggggggggggggtgggggggatGGGGGGGAGCAGAGGGGGATAAGATGGCTAGGTTACCTGTTGCAGTCTCATGTTTAATTGATGATGGAAGAGGTGGTAGGCCTCCAGAGCACATGTTAATGTGTACAGCAATTGCATCCAGGGATGGCATTGGCTCTGCCAGCAATCCGAAACGATTTATTTCAGCAGACATAGCTGGTTTCGCAATAATCAAAGAATTGTACATTGAGGAACCCTTTTCCCAAACCATGCTCTCCAAGAGTCTCTCTTCCAAAGAATTTAAATGTCTTCTAAGTTCTCTTGGAAGAGAATCCTCGTGTCTAATAAAACTTTCTATCACCTTGCTAAGATCAAAAGCTGTAATCCCAGTTTTCTCTAATACTGCAGGAAACAACATTGTCACTGTCTTATGAGTGGCCAAAACCAATTCTGCAGAACATGCAAGCATGCATCTGTGAAATCTCTCATTGGTTAGCAAAGAGGTCAAATTATTTGCATGCAACAACTGAGCCTCTGCAGAGCACATTGCCTCCAACACCCTGTAATATAGCTTCAAAGCTTCCAGCCGTCTTTGATGTGCCCATATGTTGTCTGTCAAGTTGGAATTTGGTAGGTTCCCAGCAACATTTCTCTCCCCGAGAGCACTATTAGGAAAAATGGCCTCCATAATAATATGAGCCCTATGTACAACCTCATTACTTATATTCCTATCACATGACATAAAGTACTTCTCCAGTTGTGGAGACGGCTTGGATGGAAGCGGAGAAATATAAGATCGAAGCCACTTAGCAGTTGTCATTGCAGTGCTAACTGGTGTAGACATCATTCTTACGTTGACACCACCACGAGCCCCATTTACATGTGTAGGTGATCGGCAAGGTGAGAGTGGACTTGAAATTGTTTTCGTTGGAGAGGCCATTGCCTCAAATGTTCTCTGAAATACATGAGAATAGAAAGGATTAATAGAAAGAATCAAACATCACATTAGATTGTTATTTACTTCTTTATCTTGTGAAGTGACAGGCCAATTCATGCCTTCCCGTTTCAAATGATGCTACAGCTGAAATAGTCTCAACATTTGCAAATTGCAAACGGGAGAAGGCTGGAGATTCACAAGTGCACTGGGTGATGATACACTATTGCAGAGAATTCACAAGGTTGTCGTATAGGGAAAGAAAATTGGCACAACATGGTGTAAGAGAATACCTTAGTACCACTTATGTTCACAGATCCTCCAGAAAGACTCCCTGATGCTAGTAAACTGTCATCCACATTAACAAAGACTCTTTCATCTATATCACCCTTGTTACAAATTGTAGTCTCATAATCCTTCTCTAACATGCTGATACAAGTTGGAAGTGACGAGTCTTCCAACAAATCTTCAAAGAAAGTCAAATCATCTGCATTTATCAAACTAGTGAGACAGCCCTGAAATATTGTTCAACAGTCGAATAAGAGAAAATAAATCTCATTAACCTGGGTCAATGTTCTCAAGGTTTTCAGTTTTGCATTGTGATTCTGAACATggttttttcttcaaaatctctaAAATCAGTTCATTAGCTTTCTCTATCATTTTCTTCAACTCGTCTTCAGAAGTGTCATATTTCTGGCAAAGCGACGAGACCAGGTTCACACCTCGATCAGTTTTCTTTTCTGAAACAAAAGTTCAATCCTATCAATATATGTAAATGCTATTCTCAGATAATAGAGATGTCCCTCAAAGCTGaatgcaaaaggaatgaaaGAGATAAATATAGCCGAAGACAAAAAGAAGCAACAGATTATGAGCACAGTACCGAATAATGGTGAGTCAAGAACATTGAACTTCCTCAATCGAGCAGGGATGTGAATGATCAAGATAGCCTGCATCAAAATCAATCTTTTACTATGGCAGCTGGTGGCAAAATATGATACCTACTTAACGGTTCTAGAAATTTTACAATAAATCCAGATTCTGAGAGAAATCAACACAAACTAAGAGCATTTCTACCCTGTTCAAGTCTTATGTTTCTTGCATTTGATAAGTTCTTTAGTGATGAATATAGGATTAATCAAACAATGTCAAAAGAGACGTGATAGGTCAATAACCAATCATAACTTACCAACACTGAGACTAATCCATTAGTGCAGGTTACTAGGTCCTTGAACCTGCTGAAAGCATGGACACGAAGGGCCAGAAACAGCAGCCAACCAAACTTGTAATAGTCTGAAATGGTACCAGAGGAAGAGCTTGAAGAAGAGCTTGCATCAACAAGATCCTTATCAGCTTCACTTGACTTGAAAAATTCTTGGTATGCTCGCTTGTAGTACCTTAACTCAtgatacaacaataagtttaaATGAATATCTTACAAAAAAGCAACTCAAGTAGGTACCTCCAAACAAGGTAAGAATATCCTAACACAACTAATAAGGTAAACTTATCATTGCAAAGTGCAAACCATAGATATTTAACGGTTCTTTGCAAAAACATGCCCCACAGAAAATTCAAAACTGGAATTTTGTATCGCAATGACAGGTAATAAATTCACAAAGCCCTTTCACAATGAGAAAAGACATAGATTCAAAACGTATGATCTACTATGCCAATCATATATTTTACAAAAGTTTACCAAAGCATGTCCTCGACTCCTCGTAGAGTTTTTTTTCTCCCTTCCTAGTTCCTTCAGTTGCATTTCGCCGTCATTATTCAGTACCAGTAAACAAAAACAGGCCAACAGGGCTATTATCAACTTGTCCAGTCCGTCCTAAATTCCAGTTAGGACCTATCTTCTTTGTTTTCCCCTACTACAGGTTACAGTTACATTTTATAGATGCTCACTTTAGTACGTCTATTAACAGGAAGATGGGCTACGAATTGACACTGCAATTCAGGCAGATTGTATCTCCAGCACAATAGAAAGACACTGAACACAACAAGTAAGCATGTTTTGTATGCCAACATCTTCATCCAATAAAATCAAAAAAGCAAGTTGTCGTCTACTACTATAGACCTTATAGGGGAAGCAACAACATAATTTAGTGATGCGGTCTTCAGATTTTCATCTAAAAATGAGATAATTAACAGGAAGATTACCCAAAAAAGACAATCTTATCTTATTATATTTAAACTGTTTCAAATAAAGTTATTCGATAACTAGCAACAACGCTGCATCTAAACTTACCACGTCTACCATGTTTGATTTAAGGGCAACGCTACAAAGTTTACATTACAGGCAGACATGAACGCCACAAAAAAGAGACTCGGAACAAATATGCATCAGAAAATGTAATGATTAAAACTGTCATAATACACCCATCAGCACAAAGCTGGGACTTCAATATTTACGGCAGCCAAACTACTATATTAGCAAAGAATGTGTTCTGGTGAATattaattcataaaacataagacCACAAATTCAGAAAGAAAATCTGTAAAGATAGAAAAGACATACTTGCTTAGAAGGCTCAAATGCACAAAATTGGCCTGTAATTCCTTCGCCTGAATAAGCATAACTTTTCAGTAAACTAAACAAGTGGAGTGACTGTAAATTAAAGAGAAAGCAATTGAAGTCAGATGCTACACCTACCTCCATTCTCTTCTCCGAATCTGCACCATACATGTTGCCAGGCCCGACCCTGAGGCAGGAGGGGCACCCGCCCTGGGCCGAAGGAGAGATGAACGGTGATTGTCAGTAAAAATCGAATCAAATTATAAAAGATTATACGATTTCAAGTAGAATTTCTCATgaaaaacaccaaaacaaacccaAAACAACATATTTAACAATTTGAAACCCATCATATCAGAAAAATTGAATCATTTAAATAAGTATAATACGAATTTCACAACACCCAAAAAAGCTCACAAAAAACCCAGAGAATATATTGGACAATTTAGAAAAATTACATCTTTGAATCAGTAAAATTACTAATAAAATCAACAGAAAAATCGATACAAAATATGTAGATAATTACTGAGAATAGCAGCAGAGACGGGGAGGTGGTTGGCACAGGCGCCTCCGACTAGAGATACGACTACAACTCCAACTCCCAAGATGCTGCTTTTCTTCGAGGGTTTTGAGAAGGAAGGAGATGCAGAGCACAGATTTGgagttttaggagagagaaaattaataaatccacaCTTATTTACCCTCCTTTTTTTATCTTAAAAAAACAACTTGTATTCCTTCTTTATTATTTCTAGGAGTTCCGGGTTGAGCGGCATCATTAATTAACGaaatttattttcgaatttgatatactccctccgttatTGTTTACTACTCTTATATGCACGCCAtagtgcgaatataagaaacatatacGTTAGATAGAGCCGAACGCATATaaacagattgattaaaatggtaaCAATTTATTTAAGGGGTTAAATTGATTAAAATGTTTCTTTAGGCTTTTCTTATTGGGTAGGTTATCATTATGTTCTCTATTTATAAGtgtggagggtattttagtaattcaAGGGTGACACCAAAAAtggatttactaaaataacatcacctcttcacttatataatagagattttacccggtttagttcaccttatttcagacTATATTTTAGCCCGTATTttattgttaagttaaaataaaactcctatatatatcaactgctctattttatatattagattagattagtttttatttattttagccctctattaaattgttaagttaaaataaaacttctatatatataccaactgctatattttatatattatgtagtagattagattagtttttgattttgaattgaattttattttatatatattttttaattattagactgtttgattttagatgaaattgaatatgcgtaatattaataattaattaataaaaatatctacgtggcaccaaattatttatctacgtgcaactcgactttttttaattcaaaaataatttggaaatcttatttttcattggccgaaaccattagatttcctacatggcgctctaatattggattagtgtttgatttttgattgaatttgattttagattagtgtttgattttggatgatttttattttagatgtattttttaattattagagtgtttgattttggatggagttgtatatattagtaattaattaattaaaatatctacgtggcactcgatttttttaattcaaaaatatattagaaatcttatttttcattggcctaaaccattagtaatcctagttGGCGCtataatatttcagcaaatatg
This Spinacia oleracea cultivar Varoflay chromosome 6, BTI_SOV_V1, whole genome shotgun sequence DNA region includes the following protein-coding sequences:
- the LOC110798246 gene encoding retinoblastoma-related protein isoform X1 — encoded protein: MYGADSEKRMEAKELQANFVHLSLLSKYYKRAYQEFFKSSEADKDLVDASSSSSSSSGTISDYYKFGWLLFLALRVHAFSRFKDLVTCTNGLVSVLAILIIHIPARLRKFNVLDSPLFEKKTDRGVNLVSSLCQKYDTSEDELKKMIEKANELILEILKKKPCSESQCKTENLENIDPDDLTFFEDLLEDSSLPTCISMLEKDYETTICNKGDIDERVFVNVDDSLLASGSLSGGSVNISGTKRTFEAMASPTKTISSPLSPCRSPTHVNGARGGVNVRMMSTPVSTAMTTAKWLRSYISPLPSKPSPQLEKYFMSCDRNISNEVVHRAHIIMEAIFPNSALGERNVAGNLPNSNLTDNIWAHQRRLEALKLYYRVLEAMCSAEAQLLHANNLTSLLTNERFHRCMLACSAELVLATHKTVTMLFPAVLEKTGITAFDLSKVIESFIRHEDSLPRELRRHLNSLEERLLESMVWEKGSSMYNSLIIAKPAMSAEINRFGLLAEPMPSLDAIAVHINMCSGGLPPLPSSIKHETATGQNGDIRSPKRVCTEYRSVLVERSSFTSPVKDRLINNLKQKLTPPALQSAFASPTRLSPGGGGETCAETGINIFFSKIVKLAAVRINGMIERLEKQSTTQTQQFRESVYCLFQKILSQRTSLFFNRHIDQIILCAFYGVAKISQYQLTFKEIILNYRKQPQCKTQVFRSVFVDWSSSLRNRQGQDHVDIITFYNEVFIPSVKPLLVELDPQGACAKTDSVPESNNDKDGQCPGSPKLSTFPSLPDMSPKKVAKNVYVSPLRSSKMDALISNSSKSYYACVGESTHEFQSPSKDLTAINDRLNSTRKVRGALNFDTDAGLVSDSLVANSLYLQNGNCTTTTSSSVVPLKTEQPDS
- the LOC110798246 gene encoding retinoblastoma-related protein isoform X2, with product MYGADSEKRMEAKELQANFVHLSLLSKYYKRAYQEFFKSSEADKDLVDASSSSSSSSGTISDYYKFGWLLFLALRVHAFSRFKDLVTCTNGLVSVLAILIIHIPARLRKFNVLDSPLFEKKTDRGVNLVSSLCQKYDTSEDELKKMIEKANELILEILKKKPCSESQCKTENLENIDPDDLTFFEDLLEDSSLPTCISMLEKDYETTICNKGDIDERVFVNVDDSLLASGSLSGGSVNISGTKRTFEAMASPTKTISSPLSPCRSPTHVNGARGGVNVRMMSTPVSTAMTTAKWLRSYISPLPSKPSPQLEKYFMSCDRNISNEVVHRAHIIMEAIFPNSALGERNVAGNLPNSNLTDNIWAHQRRLEALKLYYRVLEAMCSAEAQLLHANNLTSLLTNERFHRCMLACSAELVLATHKTVTMLFPAVLEKTGITAFDLSKVIESFIRHEDSLPRELRRHLNSLEERLLESMVWEKGSSMYNSLIIAKPAMSAEINRFGLLAEPMPSLDAIAVHINMCSGGLPPLPSSIKHETATGQNGDIRSPKRVCTEYRSVLVERSSFTSPVKDRLINNLKQKLTPPALQSAFASPTRLSPGGGGETCAETGINIFFSKIVKLAAVRINGMIERLEKQSTTQTQQFRESVYCLFQKILSQRTSLFFNRHIDQIILCAFYGVAKISQYQLTFKEIILNYRKQPQCKTQVFRSVFVDWSSSLRNRQGQDHVDIITFYNEVFIPSVKPLLVELDPQGACAKTDSVPESNNDKDGQCPGSPKLSTFPSLPDMSPKKVAKNVYVSPLRSSKYSQGKGSTEF